In Phragmites australis chromosome 17, lpPhrAust1.1, whole genome shotgun sequence, the following are encoded in one genomic region:
- the LOC133897897 gene encoding nuclear transcription factor Y subunit C-6-like — MDPTKSSTPPPPPVMGAPVGYPPTAYPPAAAAAAGAGAYAPQLYAPPAAAAAQQAVAAQQQLQMFWAEQYREIEATTDFKNHNLPLARIKKIMKADEDVRMIAAEAPVVFARACEMFILELTHRGWAHAEENKRRTLQKSDIAAAIARTEVFDFLVDIVPRDDAKDADAAAAAAAAAAAGIPRPVAGVPATDPLAYYYAPQQ, encoded by the coding sequence ATGGATCCCACCAAGTCCAGCACCCCTCCGCCGCCCCCCGTCATGGGCGCCCCTGTCGGCTACCCTCCCACGGCGTACCctcccgccgcggccgcggccgccggcgccggcgcctaCGCCCCGCAGCTCTACGCGCcgcccgccgcggccgcggcccagcaggcggtcgccgcgcagcagcagctgcagatgTTCTGGGCGGAGCAGTACCGCGAGATCGAGGCCACCACCGACTTCAAGAACCACAACCTCCCGCTCGCCCGcatcaagaagatcatgaaGGCCGACGAGGACGTCCGCATGATCGCCGCCGAGGCCCCCGTCGTCTTCGCCCGCGCCTGCGAGATGTTCATCCTCGAGCTCACCCACCGCGGATGGGCGCACGCCGAGGAGAACAAGCGCCGCACGCTCCAGAAGTCCGACAttgccgccgccatcgcccgCACCGAGGTGTTCGACTTCCTCGTCGACATCGTACCGCGCGACGACGCCAAGGACGCcgacgcggccgccgccgcggctgcggctgcggcggccggGATCCCGCGCCCCGTTGCCGGCGTGCCCGCCACCGACCCGCTCGCCTACTACTATGCCCCTCAGCAGTAA
- the LOC133897010 gene encoding GPI-anchored protein LLG1-like produces the protein MDLHRGVALRAALLAAVLGFAAAGFISNDALLVHGHDTAGRSLLQAKKDCPVSFEGANYTVITSRCKGPLYQPSLCCGALKDFACPYSTYINDVTTNCAATMFSYINLYGKYPPGLFANTCHEGDKGLACPEDTPQVKPGEQAASGAAAAAPAAVAAGVAALSVSLLVSWYDTKGPMTEDRRAESSDNNPKGYAKQEFGG, from the exons ATGGATCTCCACAGAGGCGTGGCGCTGCGCGCGGCCTTGCTCGCCGCCGTCCTCGGCTTCGCGGCCGCTGGGTTCATCTCAA ATGATGCGCTGCTCGTGCACGGGCACGACACCGCCGGCCGGAGCTTGCTGCAGGCCAAGAAAG ATTGCCCAGTGAGCTTCGAGGGCGCGAACTACACGGTGATCACGAGCCGGTGCAAGGGTCCGCTGTACCAGCCGTCGCTGTGCTGCGGCGCGCTCAAGGACTTCGCGTGCCCGTACTCCACCTACATCAACGACGTCACCACCAACTGCGCCGCCACCATGTTCAGCTATATCAACCTGTACGGCAAGTACCCGCCGGGGCTCTTCGCCAACACCTGCCACGAGGGCGACAAGGGCCTCGCCTGCCCCGAGGACACCCCGCAGGTCAAGCCCGGGGAGCAGGCCGCCAGCggggcggccgccgccgccccggccGCTGTGGCGGCTGGCGTCGCCGCCTTGTCCGTGTCGTTGCTGGTGTCTTG GTACGATACCAAAGGGCCTATGACGGAAGACAGGAGAGCCGAAAGCTCCGACAACAACCCAAAGGGTTATGCGAAGCAGGAGTTCGGAGGGTGA
- the LOC133897347 gene encoding photosystem I reaction center subunit V, chloroplastic-like, with the protein MATSTAAAVLSPPSVAGLRLAPSPRQARASFRATPARRSVAARAELSPSLVISLSTGVSLFLGRFVFFNFQRENVAKQVPEQNGKTHFDAGDERAKEYAGLLKSNDPVGFNLVDVLAWGSLGHIVAYYILATSSNGYDPSFF; encoded by the coding sequence ATGGCCACctcgaccgccgccgccgtgctgtcCCCGCCGTCCGTGGCGGGGCTCCGCCTGGCGCCATCCCCGCGGCAGGCGCGCGCGTCCTTCCGGGCCACGCCGGCGAGGAGGTCCGTGGCGGCGCGGGCGGAGCTGAGCCCGTCGCTGGTGATCAGCCTCAGCACGGGGGTGTCGCTCTTCCTGGGCCGCTTCGTCTTCTTCAACTTCCAGCGGGAGAACGTAGCGAAGCAGGTGCCCGAGCAGAACGGCAAGACGCActtcgacgccggcgacgagcgCGCCAAGGAGTACGCGGGGCTGCTCAAGTCCAACGACCCCGTCGGCTTCAACCTCGTCGACGTTCTCGCCTGGGGCTCGCTCGGCCACATCGTCGCATACTACATCCTCGCCACCTCCAGCAATGGCTACGACCCCAGCTTCTTCTGA